In one Diabrotica virgifera virgifera chromosome 5, PGI_DIABVI_V3a genomic region, the following are encoded:
- the LOC126884905 gene encoding uncharacterized protein LOC126884905 produces MSGRKEDPIWQFYIKTTNPNKLGCRAICRKCRKDIQGLVQRLKAHHDVCNYQERNTAYMLNPQKTKYQLTPEEKNIALETINELYENTGLLPLVIKLNARSAPFKQVMFSDEVIKNVNGLQWWLSQKDEPEILKQLPIIKQFLCATASSASVERVFSSFGLVHSDIRNRLGIEKGGKLVFLFKLYNENE; encoded by the exons agaGGACCCAATATGGCAGTTCTATATTAAGACAACAAATCCAAATAAATTGGGGTGTAGGGCTATTTGTAGAAAGTGCAGGAAAGATATTCAAGGGTTAGTCCAAAGACTTAAAGCACACCACGATGTTTGTAATTATCAAGAGAGGAATACag CGTATATGTTGAATccacaaaaaacaaaataccagTTAACACCAGAAGAAAAGAATATAGCTTTAGAAACAATTAACGAGTTATATGAAAACACTGGACTGTTACCTTTAGTAATAAAGTTAAATGCCCGCAGTGCTCCATTTAAGCAAGTTATGTTTTCGGACGAAGTAATAAAAAATGTAAACGGACTACAATGGTGGTTATCACAAAAAGATGAGCCGGAAATCTTGAAACAGTTGCCAATAATAAAACAGTTCCTGTGTGCAACTGCTTCTTCAGCTTCAGTAGAACGCGTATTTAGCTCTTTTGGTCTTGTACACTCGGATATTAGAAACAGATTAGGCATAGAAAAAGGAGGAAAActcgtgtttttgtttaaatTGTATAACGAAAATGAATAG